A region of Candidatus Hydrogenedentota bacterium DNA encodes the following proteins:
- a CDS encoding GntR family transcriptional regulator, translated as MLERINLQSDVAVFAQIENEVRFAIASGDLKAGDKLPTVRAVAEKLNINPNTVAKAYRDLEIMGLVYTRRGMGIFIKEGVGEKCQAECYREIVCKMHEVVAEARAAGLKESDIVALAKKCFASKTTPYDIPPAAILAMVRGRK; from the coding sequence CTTTGCGCAAATCGAGAATGAGGTTCGTTTCGCTATTGCCTCGGGCGACCTCAAGGCGGGAGATAAACTGCCCACCGTACGCGCGGTCGCCGAGAAGCTGAACATCAATCCCAACACCGTGGCCAAGGCCTACCGCGACCTGGAAATCATGGGGCTCGTTTACACACGGCGCGGCATGGGCATCTTCATTAAAGAAGGCGTTGGCGAGAAATGCCAGGCCGAGTGCTACCGGGAGATCGTCTGCAAGATGCACGAGGTGGTGGCCGAAGCCAGGGCGGCGGGCCTCAAAGAGTCCGACATCGTTGCGCTCGCGAAGAAATGCTTCGCGTCGAAGACTACGCCCTACGATATCCCCCCGGCCGCCATCCTGGCCATGGTGCGCGGCAGGAAGTAG